The following coding sequences lie in one Treponema sp. OMZ 790 genomic window:
- the recN gene encoding DNA repair protein RecN, translated as MLENISVKNIALIDSLFVEFENGLNVLSGETGAGKSILIGALTLLLGGKTTADLIRSGTDEAAVSGSFFIGNGHSEALKWLSEHGIEPEDNRILIRRNLKQNGRSNAWIQSTPVTRNELEDFTSLLVDIHGQHDHQSLFRIAEHRRFLDSFAGINNEVKLFTSLYAELAEKRTELEGLNLSEKELAEKQELLQFAIDEINKAKLKEDEKEELEAEEKRLSQFEKLFESLNTASQLFSDDSGIISLTKKAMHHLESAKNCDDGLEDLSKRLETGYYELDDISSSIDSYLSKLTFNPERVEQVQERLSLIYKLTKKYGASIKEVLDYAQNAEEQLENLSKRDAGKAELENAIGILESKILKLGRSLSEKRKQASVKLQKEVEEVLSNLGMQKTKFQVRVDTRLPEGNRLSVNPYGFDDIEFMISPNAGEPLRPLAKIASGGELSRVMLALKTVLAAGDEADTLIFDEIDTGIGGEVAVNVASHMKKLSKKKQILCITHLAVIASHADNHIKIEKNTIGQTTKTSAAAVSGKTRLEEIARMLAGDELSEASLRHAEELLLKYVR; from the coding sequence ATGCTTGAAAATATATCGGTAAAAAACATAGCTTTAATAGACAGTCTCTTTGTAGAATTTGAAAACGGCTTAAACGTTTTAAGCGGGGAAACGGGTGCAGGAAAGTCAATATTGATCGGAGCCTTAACCCTTTTGCTTGGAGGAAAAACAACGGCAGATTTAATCCGTTCAGGTACCGATGAAGCCGCAGTCTCAGGAAGTTTTTTTATCGGAAACGGGCATAGCGAAGCCCTAAAATGGCTTTCGGAACACGGAATTGAACCTGAAGATAACCGAATTCTCATACGCCGAAATCTAAAGCAAAACGGAAGATCAAACGCATGGATCCAAAGCACACCGGTAACAAGAAACGAACTTGAAGACTTCACCTCTCTTTTGGTAGATATACACGGTCAGCATGACCATCAATCTCTTTTTAGAATTGCAGAACACCGCCGTTTTTTGGACAGTTTTGCAGGCATAAACAATGAAGTTAAACTCTTTACCTCTCTTTATGCCGAACTTGCCGAAAAAAGAACGGAATTGGAAGGCCTTAACCTTTCAGAAAAAGAACTGGCTGAAAAACAAGAACTTTTACAGTTTGCTATAGACGAAATAAATAAGGCAAAGCTGAAAGAAGACGAAAAGGAAGAACTGGAAGCGGAAGAAAAAAGATTAAGCCAATTTGAAAAATTATTCGAATCCCTAAATACGGCTTCTCAGCTTTTTTCCGATGATTCGGGCATAATAAGCCTTACAAAAAAGGCAATGCACCATCTTGAGTCTGCCAAAAACTGCGATGACGGACTTGAAGACCTTTCAAAAAGGCTGGAAACAGGCTATTACGAATTGGACGATATAAGCTCTTCAATAGACTCATATCTTTCAAAACTGACCTTTAATCCTGAAAGAGTGGAACAAGTCCAAGAAAGACTTTCTTTAATATATAAATTGACAAAAAAATACGGTGCAAGCATAAAAGAAGTGCTGGACTATGCACAAAATGCCGAAGAACAGCTTGAAAACCTTTCCAAAAGAGATGCCGGAAAAGCCGAACTTGAAAACGCCATAGGCATTTTGGAATCCAAAATATTAAAACTGGGAAGAAGCCTCTCCGAAAAAAGAAAGCAAGCTTCCGTTAAACTTCAAAAAGAAGTTGAAGAAGTTCTTTCAAATTTGGGTATGCAGAAAACTAAATTTCAAGTGAGGGTTGATACGAGGCTTCCGGAAGGAAACAGACTGTCGGTAAACCCATACGGTTTTGACGATATCGAATTTATGATAAGCCCCAATGCAGGCGAACCCTTGCGCCCCCTTGCAAAAATTGCATCGGGCGGAGAGCTTTCCCGTGTTATGCTGGCCTTAAAAACCGTACTGGCGGCAGGTGACGAAGCTGATACCCTGATATTCGACGAAATCGACACAGGTATAGGAGGTGAAGTAGCCGTAAATGTTGCTTCGCACATGAAAAAACTGTCGAAAAAAAAGCAAATTCTTTGCATTACACACCTTGCGGTAATCGCCTCCCATGCCGATAATCACATAAAGATAGAAAAAAATACGATAGGGCAGACTACCAAAACCTCGGCGGCAGCTGTTTCAGGCAAAACAAGACTCGAAGAAATAGCAAGAATGCTGGCGGGAGATGAATTAAGTGAAGCATCTCTCAGACATGCTGAAGAGCTTCTTTTAAAATATGTCCGATAG
- a CDS encoding hemerythrin family protein, giving the protein MRDIKSFEWEDSLSVGYNTIDLHHKKLLSIMGQFKNLFELPQEEYKLKIGKIIKNLSDYTYYHFEEEEKVMKEYDYPDLKEHAQIHNSFIKKIREAIVPLASGNIETGLQFYDFLGQWLVEHIAGADHAWAEYIHTNHPQAQF; this is encoded by the coding sequence ATGAGAGATATTAAAAGTTTTGAGTGGGAAGACTCGTTGAGCGTAGGTTATAACACCATCGATTTACATCATAAAAAACTCTTGTCCATCATGGGGCAATTTAAAAATTTGTTTGAATTACCGCAAGAAGAATACAAACTGAAAATCGGCAAGATAATAAAAAATTTATCCGACTATACCTATTATCACTTTGAAGAAGAAGAAAAGGTAATGAAGGAATATGATTACCCCGATTTAAAAGAACATGCGCAAATCCATAATTCTTTTATAAAAAAAATAAGAGAGGCGATTGTGCCTTTAGCATCAGGTAATATCGAAACGGGACTTCAATTTTATGATTTTCTGGGTCAATGGCTTGTTGAACACATAGCCGGTGCCGATCATGCCTGGGCCGAATACATTCATACAAATCACCCCCAAGCCCAATTTTAA
- a CDS encoding lysophospholipid acyltransferase family protein, protein MGAVITVLCCLVLLSWRAMLIGVFHSVYRKGCDWVNSEVIVRTAPRLLFAVFKQYIGFKFEGDYSLTDQLPEQYLVISNHQSLLDIVVHMNYYNGTRLRFVAKEELGHNVPLVSPMLKSGKHCLVKRTGSPTQAMKAVDKFADHVVKNNLIPVIFPEGSRSKDGELKIFHAAGFRRLLNTAPMPVAVCAVDGGWKISSLTKFIKNLKGGSYRIKLLKIYDAPQTKEEQIKILEEGKALIQAQLEKWRA, encoded by the coding sequence ATGGGCGCTGTTATTACGGTTTTGTGTTGTCTTGTGCTGTTATCTTGGAGGGCTATGCTCATCGGTGTATTTCATTCCGTTTACAGAAAGGGATGCGATTGGGTTAATAGCGAAGTAATTGTAAGAACTGCTCCGCGGTTATTGTTTGCCGTTTTTAAACAATATATCGGTTTTAAATTTGAAGGAGATTACAGTCTTACGGATCAGCTTCCTGAACAATATTTGGTTATATCCAATCATCAAAGTCTTTTAGATATAGTGGTACACATGAACTATTATAACGGAACACGTCTCCGATTTGTTGCAAAGGAAGAGTTGGGGCACAATGTTCCTTTGGTGTCTCCCATGCTCAAAAGCGGAAAACATTGTTTGGTAAAAAGGACGGGAAGTCCGACTCAGGCAATGAAGGCTGTAGATAAATTTGCAGATCATGTTGTGAAAAATAATCTAATTCCGGTTATTTTCCCCGAAGGTTCCCGTTCAAAAGACGGTGAATTAAAAATTTTTCATGCAGCAGGTTTTCGCCGTCTTTTAAATACGGCTCCGATGCCTGTAGCTGTCTGTGCCGTTGACGGGGGGTGGAAAATTTCGTCTTTAACAAAGTTCATAAAAAACTTAAAAGGCGGCTCATACAGGATTAAGCTTTTAAAAATTTATGACGCCCCTCAGACAAAGGAAGAACAAATCAAGATTCTTGAAGAAGGTAAAGCTCTAATACAGGCTCAGCTTGAAAAATGGCGCGCATAA
- a CDS encoding four-carbon acid sugar kinase family protein yields MKNKNSKYLIIADDFTGANDTGVQLRKKGFATKVVFSSSSIDDNDKCLVFDTETRAIPKKDAYEKLKSDISELVTKYEFDIVYKKVDSALRGNIIDEVLAISEVYNPEVVLFAPALPRLGRTTQNGIQKIYGTRLMETEFVRDPINPIKSDNIVDILKTISRSGVYHINLSELYSKDPVINNDCSYYTFDAQTVKDMELIAKIGLSNIKKILWIGSAGLAEGIFNVLHPQKPSLAIVGSTSQKSIEQLNYAKKQGRYILEIDIPKILESNMYDSICEKAVSILRKNRDLIITSCFSEQSFNEDINYGIERGINKQEIASIVKNILGEITKKILANVEVGGLFLTGGDTAISIMNNLNAQGVEILYEVSPGVIVSRLLNGLYKGLVIMTKAGSFGEEDIIDRCIFKMREVII; encoded by the coding sequence ATGAAAAACAAGAATAGCAAATATTTAATCATTGCTGATGATTTTACTGGTGCAAATGATACGGGTGTTCAGTTGAGAAAAAAAGGCTTTGCAACCAAAGTTGTTTTTTCTTCATCTTCCATTGATGACAACGATAAGTGTCTGGTGTTTGATACTGAAACTAGAGCTATACCTAAAAAAGATGCTTATGAAAAACTCAAATCCGATATTTCAGAATTAGTTACTAAATATGAATTCGATATAGTTTATAAGAAAGTAGATTCGGCATTACGCGGTAATATTATAGATGAAGTTTTAGCTATATCGGAAGTATATAATCCTGAGGTAGTTTTATTTGCGCCGGCTCTCCCAAGATTGGGTAGAACTACTCAAAATGGAATTCAAAAAATATATGGGACACGGCTTATGGAAACTGAGTTTGTTCGAGATCCTATAAATCCCATAAAATCAGATAACATAGTTGATATATTGAAAACAATTTCGAGAAGTGGTGTGTATCATATAAATTTATCTGAATTGTATTCAAAAGATCCTGTTATAAATAATGATTGCTCGTATTATACATTTGATGCACAAACTGTTAAAGATATGGAGCTAATAGCAAAAATCGGATTATCAAATATAAAAAAAATATTATGGATCGGTTCAGCAGGTTTAGCTGAAGGGATTTTTAATGTTTTACATCCGCAAAAGCCTTCATTGGCAATTGTCGGCAGTACCAGCCAAAAAAGCATCGAGCAGCTAAATTATGCAAAGAAACAGGGACGGTATATATTGGAAATTGATATTCCAAAAATTTTGGAATCAAATATGTATGATTCAATATGTGAAAAAGCTGTTTCCATATTACGGAAAAACCGGGATTTAATTATTACATCTTGTTTTTCTGAACAATCTTTTAACGAGGATATTAATTATGGAATAGAAAGAGGTATTAATAAGCAAGAGATAGCAAGTATTGTTAAAAACATATTGGGTGAGATTACAAAAAAAATACTTGCTAATGTCGAAGTTGGCGGGCTTTTTTTAACCGGGGGCGATACTGCAATATCCATTATGAATAATTTAAATGCACAAGGTGTTGAAATTTTATATGAAGTTTCACCGGGTGTTATTGTTTCAAGATTATTGAATGGATTATACAAAGGGCTTGTAATAATGACAAAAGCAGGTTCTTTTGGTGAGGAAGATATTATTGATAGGTGTATTTTTAAAATGAGAGAGGTGATTATTTGA
- a CDS encoding ATP-dependent DNA helicase, protein MEYFDDDYFDEIKPLDPKKVSSLLDEDGPLASFFEKYEARRPQLALTQSICRCFNEEAIGVFEAGTGVGKSLAYLLPAMMWAKQNKKRVVISTGTINLQQQLIEKDVLTAKKILGKGFQDMKATLVKGRHNFLCLRRMSQALRENDFFTEGQEELEKIKEWATETKDGSRSDLDFMPSEKVWSTVCSEPDNCPMNKCPYFSGCFVMKLKREAENSSILVANHHILFADLSVRAEGFGYQGTAVLPSYDNIIIDEAHGIEDAAQSFFSSEISRFALHKQINLLYRFRRGKQSGILSGIVSISKKAELFTEIINLLEVCSASFNVLEEQALQILQTYQSKSLAQTSGDETEKLLSCVDNFFKNINSLNIKLENLINAADGEEDEEGFIRDGLVILRRLKKMASVMENFLARSEFPNDVFWFEKIKTSQGEAVRFIQTPLNLAPIMRRSVFMPMATVICVSATLKIGEDFNFWLNRNGLYNFTEKRIIKDFFPSPFPYEKNVVFNIPTDIPMPDENNFQDAVNETVLALLEITQGKTLILFTSYDSLQKTCEYVREHIAEEIKILKQGEADRMQLLYEFKDDVSSCLFATSSFWAGVDVPGESLSHVILVKLPFAVPTEPIFKARADLIEKSGGNSFMQLSVPEAVVQFRQGFGRLMRSNTDRGIVTVLDKRILVKRYGPIFIQSIPPTIQCFSETKTVLNKIEDFLYN, encoded by the coding sequence ATGGAATACTTTGACGATGATTATTTTGATGAGATAAAGCCCCTCGACCCTAAAAAGGTTTCTTCTCTTTTGGATGAGGACGGGCCTCTTGCTTCTTTTTTTGAGAAGTATGAGGCTCGCCGGCCGCAGCTTGCTTTGACCCAATCTATTTGCCGCTGCTTTAATGAAGAGGCTATAGGCGTTTTTGAAGCAGGAACGGGAGTTGGGAAGAGTCTTGCCTATCTTTTGCCTGCAATGATGTGGGCAAAACAAAATAAAAAACGCGTTGTAATTTCTACAGGAACTATCAATTTGCAGCAGCAGCTCATCGAAAAAGATGTCCTTACTGCAAAAAAAATTTTGGGAAAGGGCTTTCAGGATATGAAGGCAACCCTTGTAAAGGGGAGGCATAATTTTTTGTGCCTGAGGCGGATGAGTCAGGCATTGAGGGAAAACGATTTTTTTACTGAAGGACAGGAAGAACTTGAAAAGATAAAAGAATGGGCAACGGAAACAAAGGACGGAAGCCGCTCGGATCTTGATTTTATGCCGTCGGAAAAGGTTTGGTCTACGGTTTGTTCCGAACCCGATAATTGCCCGATGAATAAGTGCCCTTATTTTTCGGGCTGCTTTGTGATGAAGTTAAAACGCGAAGCCGAAAACTCATCTATTCTGGTTGCAAATCACCATATTTTATTCGCCGACCTTTCAGTGAGGGCTGAAGGCTTCGGCTATCAGGGAACTGCTGTTCTTCCTTCTTACGACAACATAATAATAGACGAAGCCCATGGAATCGAAGATGCCGCTCAAAGTTTTTTTTCAAGCGAGATTTCCCGCTTTGCCTTGCACAAGCAAATCAATTTACTTTACCGCTTTAGGCGCGGCAAGCAGTCGGGTATTTTAAGCGGCATAGTTTCAATATCCAAAAAGGCGGAACTCTTTACCGAAATCATAAACCTCCTTGAAGTTTGCTCTGCTTCCTTTAATGTTCTCGAAGAACAAGCCTTGCAGATTCTTCAAACCTATCAGTCAAAGAGCCTCGCTCAAACTTCAGGCGATGAAACGGAAAAACTCTTATCTTGTGTAGATAATTTTTTTAAAAACATAAACAGCCTTAACATAAAACTTGAAAACCTTATAAACGCAGCCGATGGGGAGGAAGACGAAGAAGGCTTTATAAGGGACGGCCTTGTAATCCTGCGCCGCTTAAAAAAAATGGCTTCCGTAATGGAAAACTTTTTAGCGAGGAGCGAATTCCCGAATGATGTTTTTTGGTTTGAAAAAATAAAAACTTCGCAAGGGGAGGCTGTCCGCTTTATTCAAACTCCGCTAAATCTTGCCCCGATAATGCGCCGTTCCGTTTTTATGCCCATGGCAACCGTAATCTGTGTTTCCGCCACCTTAAAAATAGGAGAAGATTTTAACTTTTGGCTTAACAGAAACGGCCTTTATAATTTTACCGAAAAAAGAATCATCAAAGACTTTTTCCCTTCTCCATTTCCGTACGAAAAAAATGTTGTCTTTAATATTCCGACGGACATCCCGATGCCGGATGAAAATAATTTTCAAGATGCGGTAAACGAGACCGTCCTCGCTTTGTTGGAAATAACCCAAGGCAAGACCCTTATTTTGTTTACCTCTTACGATTCTCTTCAAAAAACTTGCGAGTATGTAAGGGAGCATATTGCTGAAGAGATAAAAATTTTAAAACAGGGCGAGGCTGACAGAATGCAGCTCTTATACGAATTTAAAGACGACGTTTCAAGCTGCCTCTTTGCAACTTCTTCCTTTTGGGCAGGAGTCGATGTTCCGGGAGAGTCCCTATCCCATGTAATCTTGGTAAAACTCCCCTTTGCGGTTCCGACGGAGCCCATATTTAAGGCCCGTGCAGACTTAATCGAAAAATCGGGCGGAAATTCTTTTATGCAGTTGAGCGTTCCCGAAGCCGTTGTACAATTCAGACAGGGCTTCGGCCGTCTTATGAGATCGAATACCGACAGAGGCATAGTTACCGTCTTGGATAAAAGAATTTTAGTTAAACGTTACGGCCCGATATTTATTCAAAGTATTCCGCCGACGATTCAATGTTTTTCGGAAACAAAGACCGTATTGAACAAAATAGAAGATTTTTTGTATAATTAA
- a CDS encoding 2-keto-3-deoxygluconate permease yields MKILSSIQKIPGGLMVVPLLIGAVMNTFVPGALEIGGFTTALFKKGAIALIALFVLCNGAQINVKQVGRPLIKGVVLTSVKFFLGALLGWAINKVFGMAGILGITPLAIVAALTNSNGGLYAALAGEYGDSSDVGAVSVLSLNDGPFFTMLAFGITGIANIPFIAFVSVLVPIVLGFILGNLDEDMRKFLAKGTVVLIPFFAFPLGAGLDLRSILDAGLPGIFLGLVCTLLTGLGGYFISAVYNKGKRTAVSASIGTTAGNAVGTPAVLALADSNLLPYVEVSTAQIAAAIIVTAILCPLLVSILAKREKNNYEKQE; encoded by the coding sequence ATGAAAATTTTATCGTCAATTCAAAAAATTCCCGGCGGTTTAATGGTTGTTCCTTTACTTATAGGGGCTGTTATGAATACTTTTGTTCCCGGAGCCCTTGAAATAGGAGGGTTCACGACTGCATTGTTTAAAAAAGGAGCTATAGCATTAATAGCTCTCTTTGTTCTGTGTAATGGTGCTCAAATCAATGTAAAGCAAGTAGGAAGACCCCTGATAAAAGGGGTTGTGTTGACATCTGTTAAATTTTTCTTGGGAGCCCTTCTAGGTTGGGCTATTAATAAAGTTTTTGGTATGGCCGGAATTTTGGGGATTACTCCGCTTGCTATCGTTGCAGCTCTTACAAATTCAAATGGAGGTCTGTATGCTGCTCTCGCCGGTGAATATGGAGATTCGTCCGATGTAGGTGCTGTAAGTGTTTTGTCTCTGAACGATGGTCCTTTTTTTACTATGTTGGCTTTTGGGATAACCGGAATAGCCAATATTCCGTTTATTGCCTTTGTATCTGTTCTGGTTCCTATTGTTTTGGGGTTTATTTTAGGAAATTTAGATGAAGATATGCGAAAATTTTTGGCTAAAGGAACAGTTGTATTGATACCGTTTTTTGCATTTCCTTTAGGAGCCGGTTTGGACCTTAGATCTATTTTAGACGCCGGGCTTCCCGGAATTTTTCTTGGCCTCGTTTGTACATTGTTGACTGGTTTAGGAGGTTATTTTATTTCTGCAGTTTACAACAAAGGAAAACGAACAGCTGTTTCAGCTTCAATAGGAACTACTGCTGGAAACGCCGTTGGAACTCCTGCTGTTTTAGCCTTAGCCGATTCTAATTTATTGCCGTATGTTGAAGTTTCCACGGCACAGATTGCTGCTGCTATTATTGTAACGGCTATTTTATGTCCATTGTTAGTTTCTATCCTGGCAAAACGAGAAAAAAATAATTATGAAAAACAAGAATAG
- the tkt gene encoding transketolase: MNNALDAIALSIRSLSMDAIEKANSGHPGLPLGAAELGAALYAKILKHNPKNPDWKDRDRFVLSAGHGSMLLYSALHISGYDVSIDDIKSFRQLGSKCPGHPEYGDTPGVETTTGPLGQGISTAVGMAIAEKMLAARFNTNEHKIVDHYTYALVGEGCLMEGVSSESSSLAGHLKLGKLIVYYDENKITIDGSTDITFTENIEERYKAYGWQVLRGSMYSFEDIERLTLEAKKDERPALIILKSVIGQGAPTVAGKNKAHGAPLGKNGLAEAKKNLGLEGKGDFYVAEEAYAFFKKRNEELAQTEAEWNKTFEAWSKANPEKRKEWNLSFAQGGADEALVNSVKLPEFKKDETIATRAASKKALNEFAKALPNLVGGSADLEGPNAVGLEGISAFSPENPSGRYLYFGIREFAMGTITNGIQLHGGFRAFCATFLVFADYLRPALRLAALMKLPSIYVFTHDSIFVGEDGPTHQPIELLASLRTIPNVLVLRPADAEEAGEAWKEALLHKDGPVCLILSRQNLPVLEKSDLFWRESIKNGAYILKDVEASACGCTLGKPDRTPDVTVLATGSEVSMAVKAASLVKDKKVRVVSVMSKERFENSPKDFKHSVLGGCKKHIRVVTAEAGVAQGWEGWTGCKCDNFSIDRFGTSAPGGKVAEHLGFTAENLAKLIEK; this comes from the coding sequence ATGAACAATGCACTTGATGCTATAGCTCTTTCAATCAGAAGTCTTTCGATGGACGCAATCGAAAAGGCAAATTCCGGCCATCCCGGGCTTCCTCTGGGAGCTGCCGAGTTGGGAGCCGCTCTTTATGCCAAGATATTAAAACACAATCCTAAAAATCCGGATTGGAAGGATAGGGACCGCTTTGTTCTTTCTGCGGGCCACGGCTCGATGCTCTTGTATTCAGCCTTGCATATTTCAGGCTATGATGTTTCTATTGACGATATAAAGAGTTTTAGACAACTCGGTTCCAAATGTCCCGGGCATCCGGAATACGGCGACACTCCGGGAGTTGAAACTACTACGGGCCCCTTGGGGCAAGGTATTTCTACGGCAGTAGGTATGGCCATCGCCGAAAAAATGCTTGCAGCCCGCTTTAACACAAACGAACACAAGATAGTGGATCACTATACCTACGCCCTTGTCGGTGAAGGCTGTTTGATGGAAGGCGTGTCTTCAGAAAGCTCCAGCTTGGCAGGTCATCTAAAATTAGGAAAGCTCATCGTTTACTACGACGAAAATAAAATTACTATTGACGGCTCGACCGATATAACTTTTACCGAAAACATTGAAGAAAGATACAAGGCCTACGGTTGGCAGGTATTGCGGGGCTCAATGTACTCCTTTGAAGATATTGAGCGGCTTACTCTTGAGGCCAAGAAGGATGAAAGGCCGGCCCTCATCATCTTAAAGTCGGTTATAGGGCAGGGTGCTCCGACTGTTGCAGGCAAAAACAAGGCCCACGGCGCTCCTCTCGGAAAGAACGGTCTTGCCGAAGCCAAGAAAAATCTCGGCCTCGAAGGCAAGGGAGATTTTTATGTTGCAGAAGAAGCCTATGCCTTCTTTAAAAAGAGAAACGAGGAATTAGCTCAAACCGAGGCCGAATGGAACAAGACCTTTGAGGCTTGGTCAAAGGCCAATCCTGAAAAACGAAAAGAATGGAATCTTTCCTTTGCCCAAGGCGGAGCCGACGAAGCCCTTGTAAACTCCGTTAAGCTCCCCGAATTTAAAAAGGATGAGACGATTGCAACCCGTGCCGCTTCAAAAAAGGCCTTAAACGAGTTTGCAAAGGCTCTTCCCAACCTTGTAGGCGGTTCTGCCGACTTGGAAGGCCCCAATGCGGTAGGCTTGGAAGGCATTTCTGCCTTTTCGCCCGAAAATCCTTCGGGACGCTACCTTTATTTCGGTATCAGGGAATTCGCAATGGGTACAATTACAAACGGAATCCAGCTTCACGGCGGGTTTAGAGCCTTTTGTGCAACCTTCTTGGTCTTTGCAGATTATTTAAGACCTGCTCTCCGTCTTGCAGCTTTGATGAAGCTTCCTTCAATCTATGTTTTTACCCATGACTCAATCTTTGTAGGCGAAGACGGCCCTACCCATCAGCCGATAGAGCTTTTAGCCTCCTTGAGGACTATCCCGAATGTGCTTGTTTTACGCCCCGCCGATGCGGAAGAAGCCGGAGAAGCATGGAAAGAGGCTCTCTTACACAAGGACGGCCCCGTATGTCTCATCTTAAGCCGCCAAAATTTACCTGTCTTGGAAAAGTCCGATCTTTTTTGGAGGGAGTCGATTAAAAACGGTGCCTACATTTTAAAGGATGTTGAAGCTTCGGCTTGCGGCTGTACCCTCGGAAAACCTGACAGGACTCCCGACGTAACGGTTTTGGCTACGGGTTCCGAGGTAAGTATGGCTGTAAAGGCTGCAAGCCTTGTGAAAGATAAAAAGGTGAGAGTTGTCTCGGTTATGTCGAAAGAAAGATTTGAAAACTCGCCTAAGGACTTTAAACATTCCGTTTTGGGCGGATGTAAAAAGCATATCCGCGTTGTTACCGCCGAAGCAGGGGTTGCCCAAGGCTGGGAAGGCTGGACAGGCTGCAAGTGCGACAATTTTTCGATTGACCGCTTCGGCACCTCAGCCCCCGGCGGAAAGGTTGCAGAACACCTAGGCTTCACGGCTGAAAACTTGGCAAAGTTGATAGAGAAGTAA
- the pdxA gene encoding 4-hydroxythreonine-4-phosphate dehydrogenase PdxA, whose translation MNYLGITIGDPAGIGPEISLKVLDKYEEYKNSVILYGSVSILDYYKNMLNITSDLSLITTPHEFQKGKINIIDVVDLDMSSMSIGNVSGICGKASYLYVEKAIHDALEGKIKAVVTAPLNKEALNKGGYAYEGHTEIFAKLTNTKKYAMMLWSEKLSVIHVSTHCSLKNACERAAKERVFDTIELAQKGLRKMGVQTPRIAVAGLNPHSGESGLFGREEIDQIIPAINEAKKKGWNVEGPISPDVVFLKAYKGYYDIVVAMYHDQGHIPLKLLAFGNGVNITLGLPIVRTSVDHGTAFDIAGKGIAKEDDLFYALRISKKFI comes from the coding sequence TTGAATTATTTAGGAATTACAATAGGTGATCCGGCAGGAATAGGACCTGAGATTTCTTTGAAGGTATTAGATAAGTATGAAGAATATAAAAATTCAGTTATTCTTTATGGGAGTGTATCAATACTTGATTATTATAAAAACATGTTAAATATTACCTCTGATTTATCTTTGATAACAACACCGCATGAATTTCAAAAAGGAAAAATCAATATCATAGATGTTGTTGATTTGGATATGAGCAGTATGTCCATAGGAAATGTTTCGGGAATATGCGGAAAAGCTTCTTATTTGTATGTAGAAAAAGCTATTCACGATGCATTGGAAGGTAAAATAAAAGCTGTGGTAACTGCTCCGCTGAATAAAGAAGCGTTAAACAAAGGAGGGTATGCTTATGAAGGTCATACTGAAATATTTGCAAAACTAACAAATACTAAAAAATATGCAATGATGCTTTGGAGTGAAAAGTTGTCCGTAATTCATGTATCAACACATTGCTCATTAAAAAATGCTTGTGAGAGAGCTGCAAAAGAAAGAGTTTTTGATACAATCGAGTTGGCACAAAAAGGTTTACGGAAGATGGGTGTCCAAACTCCAAGAATTGCCGTTGCAGGTCTCAATCCTCACAGTGGTGAGTCGGGGCTTTTTGGGAGAGAAGAGATCGATCAAATTATACCTGCAATAAACGAAGCGAAAAAGAAAGGCTGGAATGTAGAAGGCCCCATCTCTCCTGATGTTGTATTTTTAAAAGCATATAAAGGTTATTATGATATTGTTGTTGCAATGTACCATGATCAAGGACACATTCCGTTAAAACTATTGGCTTTTGGTAATGGAGTAAATATTACCTTAGGTTTGCCGATTGTTAGAACTTCCGTAGACCATGGAACTGCATTTGATATTGCAGGAAAAGGAATTGCAAAAGAAGATGACCTGTTTTATGCTTTGAGAATATCAAAAAAATTTATATAA
- a CDS encoding UxaA family hydrolase gives MKESKTINAIIITETDDVVTAITDLKKGETVRYLFDGKTLKEFVLKNDIPFGHKAAIRDIACKNDVIKYGESIGRATKDILTGEHVHIQNLESKRGRGDLK, from the coding sequence ATGAAAGAGAGTAAAACCATAAATGCGATTATTATTACTGAAACTGATGATGTTGTTACGGCTATAACCGATCTAAAAAAAGGTGAAACCGTAAGATATTTATTTGATGGAAAAACTTTGAAAGAATTTGTTTTAAAGAATGATATTCCGTTTGGACATAAGGCTGCTATAAGGGATATTGCATGTAAAAATGATGTAATTAAATATGGAGAAAGTATAGGCAGAGCCACTAAAGATATTTTAACAGGGGAGCATGTTCATATTCAAAATTTAGAAAGTAAAAGAGGAAGAGGAGATTTAAAATGA